The genomic DNA CGGATTCGAGCCCCGGCGCGTTCGGGTCGCTGCGCAGGGTCAGCGGCAGCTCGGACAGGGTCTCGCCGAGCCGGGTGCCACCCCCCGGCTTGGAGAAGACCGTCCGGCCCTCGGCGGCGTCCCGGGCCGTCGACGACCACAGCTGGTAGATCAGCAGATCGGCCACGGCGGTGGGCGGCAGCAGCGTCTCGTACCGCCCGGCGGGCAATTCGATCCGGCGCTCCGCCCAGCCCAGCCGCTGTGCCAGCTCCGCGTCCAGCTCGGCCGGGTCGACATCCTTGAAGTCCCTGGTGGCCCGGCCCGCCCAGGCGGAACGCGACCGGTCGGGGGACTTGGCGTTCAGCTCCAGCGTCCCGTTCGGCTGGTCGTGGCGCAGCCGCAGCCCCGTCGACGTGCCCAGATACGTCGACGTCAGCTGATGGTGCGCGAAGCCGTACAGCTCGCGGCCGCCGGCCCGGGCGCGGGCGAAGGCGTCACCGAGCGCCGGGGCGAACTCCGCGAACACCTCGGAACTCGTCTCGGCCGGGGCATCCGTGAAATCGGGGGACGAGGGCACGCCGGTGACCAGCGGCTGCGCGTCCTCGGCGGGCCCGGCCCCGCGCGCGGCGGCCTCCGCGGCCCGCACCAGCGGCTCCAGGTCGTCGGCGGTGACCGCGGAACGGGACACCACACCGGATGCCGCGCCCTCGGCGCCGTCCACCGTCGCGATGACCGTCAGGGTCCGCCCCCGGGTCACCCCGTTCGTGGTGAGCGCGTTGCCCGCCCAGCGCAGATTGGCGGAGGAGTCCTCGTCGGCGATGACCACACAGCCGTCGGCGGTGGACAGCTCGAGCGCGCGCTCGACGATCTCGTACGGCTTGCTGACGCGGCTCATCGGCCCGCCTCCTGCGTCGTGTTGAGGATGTTCACGCCTCGGAAGAGGGCGGAGGGGCAGCCGTGCGAGACGGCCGCGACCTGGCCCGGCTGGGCCTTGCCGCAGTTGAAGGCGCCGCCCAGGACGTACGTCTGCGGGCCGCCGACCTTCTCCATCGAGCCCCAGAAGTCCGTCGTAGTCGCCTGGTAGGCGACGTCGCGCAGCTGACCGGCCAGCTTGCCGTTCTCGATGCGGAAGAAGCGCTGCCCGGTGAACTGGAAGTTGTAGCGCTGCATGTCGATCGACCAGGACCGGTCGCCGACGACATAGATGCCGCGCTCCACCCCGCCGATCAGATCCTCCGTGGACAGCCCGCCCGGATCCGGCTGCAGCGACACGTTCGCCATCCGCTGCACGGGGACGTGGCCCGGCGAGTCGGCGTACGCACACCCGTTGGACCGGCCGAGGCCCGTCAGCTTCGCGATCCTCCGGTCGAGCTGGTAGCCGACCAGCGTCCCGTCCTTGATCAGGTCCCAGGACTGGCCCTCGACACCCTCGTCGTCGTAACCGATGGTCGCGAGGCCGTGCTCGGCGGTGCGGTCGCCCGTCACATTCATCACGGGCGAGCCGTACGCCAGCTTGCCCAGCTGGTCGAAGGTGGCGAACGAGGTCCCGGCGTACGCCGCCTCGTACCCCAGCGCCCGGTCGAGTTCGGTGGCGTGGCCGATCGACTCGTGGATCGTCAGCCAGAGATTCGACGGGTCGACGACCAGGTCGTACGTCCCCGCCTCGACGCTCGGTGCCCGCATCTTCTCGGCGAGCAGCCCCGGGATCCGCTCCAGCTCCGAGTCCCAGTCCCAGCCGGTGCCCGTGAGGTACTCCCAGCCGCGGCCCACCGGCGGCGCGATGGTCCGCATCGAGTCGAACTCACCGGTCGTCCCGTCCACGGCGACGGCGGTGAACTGCGGATGCAGCCGCACCCGCTGCTGGGTGGTGACGGTGCCCGCCGTGTCCGCGTAGAACTTGTTCTCATGGACGGTCATGAGCGAGGCGTCCACATGCGCGACACCCTCCGCGCCGAGGAGCCGGCTGCTCCACTCGGCGAGCAGCCCCGCCTTCTCCTCGTCCGGTACGGAGAACGGGTCGACGTCGTACGCCGACACCCAGGTCCGCTCGCCGTGCACCGGCTCGTCCGCCAGCTCCACCCGCTCGTCGGACCCGGCCGCCGCGATCACCTTGGCCGACAGCTTCGCCATGGCGACCGCCTGGGACGCGACCTTCGCCGCCGCGTCCATGGTCAGATCCACGCCGGACGCGAACCCCCACGCCCCGCCGTGCACCACACGCACCGCGTACCCGAGATCGGTGGTGTCCGAAGTCCCGGCGGGCCGGGCGTCCCGCAGCCGCCAGGACGCGCTGCGCACCCGCTCGAAGCGGAAGTCCGCGTGGACGGCGCCCAGCGCCCGGGCCCGGGCCAGCGCCGCGTCGGCGAGGGCCCGTAGTGGCAGGGCCAGGAATGACTGATCTACCTCATGGGGCACGTCGGCTTTCCCCTTCTCGACCTGTGCGATGTGTCTCCGCAGTGAATCATGCGGTGCGAGCCCGTCAGGGGCCTCTGGTTTTCCCGCAATTTTCCGGAGCGGATCCGGCGGTGCGGGGCAAGGCACTGTAGGAACCCCACAGTGCCTTGCGGAAGCCACTGTCAGGGGCCGATTCCCCGTGGAGCACCTGGTACCGATAGGTTTTCGAGGTACCAGACCGCTATCGAAAGGGTGATCCGTTGAGCCGCTCGGTTCTCGTCACCGGAGGAAACCGGGGCATCGGCCTCGCCATCGCCCGCGCTTTCGCCGACAACGGCGACAAGGTCGCGATCACGTACCGCTCGGGCGAGCCGCCCCAGGCCCTCACCGAGGCCGGCGTTCTGGCCGTCCGGTGCGACATCACCGACGGCGAGCAGGTGGAGCAGGCCTACAAGGAGATCGAGGAGAAGCACGGTCCGGTCGAGGTGCTGGTCGCCAACGCCGGTATCACCAAGGACCAGTTGCTGATGCGGATGTCCGAGGAGGACTTCACGTCCGTACTCGACACCAACCTCACCGGCACCTTCCGGGTCGTCAAGCGCGCCAACCGCGCCATGCTGCGCGCCAAGAAGGGCCGCGTCGTCCTCATCTCCTCCGTCGTCGGTCTCCTCGGCTCGGCGGGGCAGGCCAACTACGCCGCCTCCAAGGCCGGTCTGGTCGGCTTCGCCCGGTCGCTGGCGCGCGAGCTCGGCTCGCGGAACATCACTTTCAACGTCGTCGCGCCCGGTTTTGTCGACACCGACATGACCCAGGTCCTCACCGAGGAGCAGCGCAAGGGCATCGTCGCCCAGGTGCCGCTGGCCCGTTACGCGCGGCCCGAGGAGATCGCCGCCGCGGTGCGCTTCCTCGCCTCCGACGACGCGTCGTACATCACTGGAGCCGTCATCCCCGTTGACGGCGGATTGGGCATGGGTCACTGACCACCATGATCGGAATTCTCGACGGCAAGCGCATCCTCATCACCGGTGTGCTGATGGAGTCGTCCATCGCCTTCCACACCGCCAAGGTGGCCCAGGAGCAGGGTGCCGAAGTCATCCTGACCGCCTTCCCCCGGCCCACGCTGACCGAGCGCATCGCCAAGAAGCTGCCCAAGCCCGCCAAGGTCATCGAGCTGGACGTGACCAACACCGAGCACCTGGACCGGCTCGAAGGCCTGGTCCGTGAGGAGCTCGGTTCGCTCGACGGTGTCGTCCACTCCATCGGCTTCGCGCCGCAGGACGCGCTCGGCGGCAACTTCCTCAACACCCCGTTCGAGTCCGTCGCCACCGCGATGCACGTCTCGGCGTTCTCGCTGAAGTCGCTCGCCATGGCCTGCAAGCCGCTGATGAGCGAGGGTGGCTCGATCGTCGGCCTCACCTTCGACGCACAGTTCGCCTGGCCGCAGTACGACTGGATGGGCCCGGCCAAGGCCGCTCTGGAGGCCACCTCCCGTTACCTCGCCCGCGACCTGGGCAAGGAGGACATCCGCTGCAACCTGATCTCGGCGGGTCCGATCGGTTCGATGGCCGCGAAGTCCATCCCGGGCTTCTCGGAGCTCGCGGACGTCTGGAACACCCGCTCCCCGCTCGCCTGGAACATGGCCGACCCGGAGCCGGCCGGCCGCGGCGTCGTCGCGCTGCTCTCGGACTTCTTCCCGAAGACCACGGGCGAGATCATCCACGTCGACGGTGGCGTGCACATGATGGGTGCCTGACCTCGTAGAACCCTGTACGAAACGGCCGCGTACCACCTCCGAGCAGGTGGTGCGCGGCCGTCGTACGTCCCCGCCCGGCCGTTCGCCGCTCAGGTCGAAAAGATGGTCGATGCACCGCAGAATGTGGTGGAACCGGACTTTTGGTCAGGCTGCGGGGAGGAGGTCGCCGTGCGCGCCATACGTCGCCGAACCTGGGCCCTGCTGGCGGCCTCGGTCGCCGTCGCCGCACTTGTCGTCCCCCTGGGCATATCCGGCCTTGGGTGGCCCGGGGCGTCGGCGCCGACCGCCCCCGTCCCGGACCCGCACGGTGCCGACTGCCGTACGTCGGTCCAGGGCTCCTGGGTGGTCGCGTACTGCCACAACCCGTACCCCACCAACGACCGGGTGCAGATGCACACCGAATGCGACCGCTGGTGGGACATCGACGCGGACGGGATCCCCGTCGACGTCGCCCCCGGACAGACGGTACGGCTCGACGACCGCTGCTGGAAGGAGGTCGCCTCCGTCTGGATCACCCACCAACGGGTCTGAGGGCTGTCCCGTAATCCCTGGCGGGCGCACGACGACGGCTGAGGCACCTCGCCCCGTTGTCGGAACACCCGGATACGCCCGGTGCGAGGATGCCCCTCCGCCTTTCGATGCACCGCATCCGACGCCGCGCCGATCCACCAGGGATGACGGGACAGCCGCGGACGAAGGCACCCCGCCGGCTCCTGCGGAACATTCGGATCAGACCCGGTCCACCAGGCAGCTGAGCGCATGACTCGCGGCTTCGGCGGCCGCCGTCTCCGCGTCACCGGCCCGGATCGCCTCGACCAGCCGTGCATGGTCCATATGGTTCTCCGGCCGCAGCTCGTGCCCGACATCGACCCGCAGATAGTCGCGCAGCAGATCCCCCAGGTCGGCGTAGAGGCCCGTCAGCACGTCATTGTGCGAGGCGGCGACCACGGCCAGGTGCAGCGTCGCGTCCGCGGCCACGAACGCCTCGGCGTCGCCCGCGGCCCAGGTCTCCTCGCGACGCGCCATGAGCGCGTCCAGCTGCTTCAGGTCCCGCTCGGTGCGCCGGGCGGCCGCCAGCCGGGCCGCCGACGACTCCAGCGTCGACCGCAGCTCGGCGACATGACGCGGGTCGGCGGACGCGAACCGGCGGTGCATCACGCCGGCCAGCTCACTCGTGGCGACGACATACGTCCCCGACCCCTGCCGGATGTCCAGCAGCCCGTTGTGCGCGAGCGCGCGCACCGCCTCGCGGACGGTGTTGCGGGCCACCCCCAGCTGCTCCACCAGTTCGGGTTCGGTCGGAATCCGCGAACCGACGGGCCACTCGCCCGAGGTGATCTGATTCCTCAGCTGGGCGATCACCTGGTCGGCGAGTGCCGACCGCCGCGGGGAGGTCAAAGCCATGATGCTCCTTGCTCGGATCCTCGGGGCTTCCGGATTCTCCGGTTCCCGGGTTTCTCGGAGGTTTCCGAAGGCTCTCGGACGAGTGGACAATCAATCATCCCATGATTCTATGATGGACCTCATGCCCGAAGACGAGACCCAGCCCCAGACCCGGACCGCGAGCCGGCCTCAGAGCCCGCACACCGCCACGGCGACCGCCTCCGCCACGGACTCCCCGGCGCCGCGGACCGCGCGGACCGCCTCCGGCTCGGCCGGGCCCGCCCCCTGGGTGCTGCGTCTGGTCGCCGTCGGTCTCGTACTCACCGCGCTCAACCTCCGTCCCGCCATCACCAGCCTCGGCGCGCTTCTCGAAGAGGTACGGGACGGGCTCCACATGAGCGGCAGCCTCGCCGGTGTCCTCACCTCCGTGCCGCCGCTGTGCTTCGCGGTCTTCGGCATCATGGCGCCGCGCCTCGCCCGCCGCTTCGGGCCCGCCGCGGTCGTCTGCGCCGGCATGGTCGCCATCGCGGCCGGGCTGGTGATCCGGCCGTTCGTCGGCTCCACGGCCGGGTTCCTCGCCGCCAGCGCGCTCGCCCTGATGGGCATAGCCGTCAGCAACATCCTGATGCCGGTGATCGTCAAGCGCTGGTTCCCGGACCGGGTCGGCTCCATGACCGGCCTCTACTCGATGGCGCTGGCCCTCGGCACCGCGCTCGCCGCAGCCGTCACCGTGCCCATGACCGACGCGCTCGGTGGCAGTTGGAAGGCCGGTCTCGGAATCTGGGCCGTGCTCGCCGCCGCCGCGGTCCTGCCCTGGGTCCCGCTGATGCGGGACGGTCGCGGCGCCGCCGGACAGGCCACCGCCCTGCAGCACGGTGATGCCCCGACGCTCCGGATCACCCGCAGCCGCACGGCCTGGGGCCTCGCCTGCTTCTTCGGCCTGCAGGCCACCGCCGCGTACATCGCCATGGGGTGGATGCCGCAGATCTTCCGCGACGCCGGGGTCTCGGCGGGCACGGCGGGCGTCCTGCTCGCCGTGACGATGGCCATGGGTGTGCCACTCGCCTTCGTCATCCCGCGGGTCGCCGCCCGGATGAAGAACCAGGGCCCGATCGTCGTCTTCCTCTGCGTCTGCGGCCTCGTCGGATACGCGGGCCTCTACTTCGCACCGGCCGGCGGCGCCTGGGCATGGGCGCTGCTCCTCGGCATCGCCAACTGCGCCTTCCCGCTCGCCCTCACCATGATCGGGATGCGGTCCCGCAGCGGCGCCGGAGTGGTCCGGCTGTCCGCGTTCGCCCAGTCCACCGGCTATCTGATCTCGATCCCCGGTCCGCTGCTCGTCGGCGTGCTCTACCAGCACAGCGGCGGCTGGGGACTGCCGATCGCGCTGATGGCGGGCCTGATGGTGCCGCAGATGGTGGCGGGGATCCTGGCCGGGCGGGACCGGACGATCGAGGACGAATGCTGAGATGCGAGACTGGCCCCATGCCAGTTCTCGATCCGAATCCCCAGAACGGTCAGAAGAAGCTTCTCCTCGTGCTCGGGGCGATGCTCCTGATCACGGTGGTCATCGCAGTGATCGCCTCGTTCGCCTCCCCATGACGCCTCCCCCTGGTGCCTCGCTCCGACGCCTCGGAACGCGCCGCCGCCTCCCGGCCGGCACTCCTCGCGCGTTCCGCCACGGGGCCGATGGTGGGGCCAGCACCACCATCCCCTAGGGGGCCAGGGTCAGGGTGAAGTGGGTGGGTCGCCGGATGGGACCGGCATCCCCGCATCCGTAAGTTCTGGGTATCAGAACCGATGGCCCACGGAGGCGGACATGGCGGCCCGTACCCACACCCGATCCCCCCGCCCGGCCTCGGCCGGTGTCGAGGTCAGGCTGCCGTGGTGGGCCGTCGCGCTGCCCGCGGTCGCATTCGCCGCGCTGCTGCTGCTGATCTCCGGATCCGGCGAGGCGCACGCCGCGACGGGCGACTCGGAGATCGGTCAGCTGCTCGAGCGAATCGTGGACCTGCTGGCCCGCTGACCCCGTTCACCCGCAGTGGGGGAGCCCTCCAACACCCTGCGCCGGGCGGCTCATTTCGTGCGAAGCTGAGGTGTATGAGCGTCGATACACCTCGCAGGATCGTCCTACTCAGGCATGCAAAGGCGGAATGGTCGCAGGACTCCGACCATGAGCGGCCGCTCGCGGAGCGTGGCCGCAAGGATGCCCCCGTGGCAGGCCGCAAACTCGTCGACTCCGGCATCGTCATCGATCTGGCCCTGTGCTCGACCGCCGTCAGGACGCGCGAGACCTGGAAGCTGGCGGTGCACGAGATGCCTCACCGGCCCAGGACCGTGTACGAGGAGCGACTGTACGAGGCCTCCCTCGGCGAGCTGATCGCGCTGCTCAACGAGACCCCCGACGACGTACAGAACCTGCTTCTCATCGGCCACAACCCCGGCATGCACGCCGTCGCGGACGCCCTGGCCGGTTCGGCGGAGGGCGAGACCATGGCCCGGATGACCCGTGGCGGCTTCCCGACCGCGGCGTTCGCCGTGATCGAGTTCTCCGGCTCCTGGAAGGGCGTGGAGCACGGGGTGGGCAAGCTCGTCGAATACTGGACGCCGAACGACTGATCACGCCGCAGTACACCGAAAGGCCCCGGCACGGGACACATGGTCACGAGTGCCGGGGCCTGTTCCGTACGCGAGGCACGGGGCCGGCCGGTCAGTCGACGAGACCGTCGGCGGCCTCGACCTCCTCACGGGTGATCCCGAGCAGATACAGCACGGTGTCCAGGAACGGCACGTTCACGGCGGTGTGCGCGGCCTCGCGGACGACCGGCTTGGCGTTGAAGGCGACCCCGAGACCGGCCGTGTTCAGCATGTCCAGGTCATTCGCGCCATCGCCGATCGCGACGGTCTGCGCAAGCGGGACCCCGGCCTGCTCGGCGAAGCTGCGCAGCAGCCTCGCCTTGCCCGCCCGGTCCACGACGTCGCCGACGACCCGGCCGGTGAGCTTGCCGTCGACCACTTCCAGAGTGTTGGCGGAGGCGAAGTCTAGCCCGAGCCGTTCCTTCAGATCGTCGGTGACCTGGGTGAACCCGCCGGAGACGACGCCCACTTGGTAGCCCAGCCGCTTCAGCGTACGGATCAGCGTGCGGGCACCGGGCGTCAGCCGCACCTCGGCGCGCACCTTGTCCACCACCGACACGTCGAGCCCCGCCAGCAGCGCCACCCGCGCGTGCAGCGACTGCTCGAAATCGAGCTCGCCGCGCATCGCCTGCGCGGTCACCTCGGCGACCTTGTCCTCGCAGCCGGCGTGCGCCGCGAACAGCTCGATGACCTCGTCCTGGATGAGCGTCGAGTCGACATCCATGACGACCAGCCGCTGCGCACGCCGGCTCAGTCCGGCCGATACGACGGCGACGTCGACCCCGATACCGGCGGCCTCGGTGGCCAGGGCGGTCCGCAGGTCCGCGGTGGCGGTGCCGGACACGGCGAACTCGACGGCTGTGACCGGGTACTTCGCCAGCCGGAAGATCCGGTCGATGTTGCCGCCCGTCGATGTGATCGTGGCCGCTATGGCCGCGGTCGACTCGGCGGTCAGCGGGTGTCCGAGCACGGTCACATGGGAGCGTCCGTAACCACGCGGCCGGTTGTCACCGGTCCCGGAGATGATCTCGGCCTGCAGCTTCAGCGATTCGGCCCAGCTGTGCACGGTCGCCCGCAGATCGCCCTCGGTGGTGCCGGCCGCGGCGCTGCCACCGGTGGGAGCGGTGACCAGCGCGCACAGGACGATACGGCCACGGGTGACGACCTGCTCGATGTCGACGACAT from Streptomyces sp. NBC_01707 includes the following:
- a CDS encoding CynX/NimT family MFS transporter, with protein sequence MPEDETQPQTRTASRPQSPHTATATASATDSPAPRTARTASGSAGPAPWVLRLVAVGLVLTALNLRPAITSLGALLEEVRDGLHMSGSLAGVLTSVPPLCFAVFGIMAPRLARRFGPAAVVCAGMVAIAAGLVIRPFVGSTAGFLAASALALMGIAVSNILMPVIVKRWFPDRVGSMTGLYSMALALGTALAAAVTVPMTDALGGSWKAGLGIWAVLAAAAVLPWVPLMRDGRGAAGQATALQHGDAPTLRITRSRTAWGLACFFGLQATAAYIAMGWMPQIFRDAGVSAGTAGVLLAVTMAMGVPLAFVIPRVAARMKNQGPIVVFLCVCGLVGYAGLYFAPAGGAWAWALLLGIANCAFPLALTMIGMRSRSGAGVVRLSAFAQSTGYLISIPGPLLVGVLYQHSGGWGLPIALMAGLMVPQMVAGILAGRDRTIEDEC
- a CDS encoding metallopeptidase TldD-related protein, whose translation is MSRVSKPYEIVERALELSTADGCVVIADEDSSANLRWAGNALTTNGVTRGRTLTVIATVDGAEGAASGVVSRSAVTADDLEPLVRAAEAAARGAGPAEDAQPLVTGVPSSPDFTDAPAETSSEVFAEFAPALGDAFARARAGGRELYGFAHHQLTSTYLGTSTGLRLRHDQPNGTLELNAKSPDRSRSAWAGRATRDFKDVDPAELDAELAQRLGWAERRIELPAGRYETLLPPTAVADLLIYQLWSSTARDAAEGRTVFSKPGGGTRLGETLSELPLTLRSDPNAPGLESAPFVIAHSSGDGASVFDNGLPLSSTDWIRDGRLDRLTTTRHTAGLTGLPVAPAIDNLVLDGGGERSLDEMVAATTGRALLLTCLWYIREVDPATLLLTGLTRDGVYLVEDGEVVGEVNNFRFNESPVDLLSRAVEAGRTEKTLPREWGDWFTRAAMPALRIPDFNMSSVSLGV
- a CDS encoding TldD/PmbA family protein; its protein translation is MPHEVDQSFLALPLRALADAALARARALGAVHADFRFERVRSASWRLRDARPAGTSDTTDLGYAVRVVHGGAWGFASGVDLTMDAAAKVASQAVAMAKLSAKVIAAAGSDERVELADEPVHGERTWVSAYDVDPFSVPDEEKAGLLAEWSSRLLGAEGVAHVDASLMTVHENKFYADTAGTVTTQQRVRLHPQFTAVAVDGTTGEFDSMRTIAPPVGRGWEYLTGTGWDWDSELERIPGLLAEKMRAPSVEAGTYDLVVDPSNLWLTIHESIGHATELDRALGYEAAYAGTSFATFDQLGKLAYGSPVMNVTGDRTAEHGLATIGYDDEGVEGQSWDLIKDGTLVGYQLDRRIAKLTGLGRSNGCAYADSPGHVPVQRMANVSLQPDPGGLSTEDLIGGVERGIYVVGDRSWSIDMQRYNFQFTGQRFFRIENGKLAGQLRDVAYQATTTDFWGSMEKVGGPQTYVLGGAFNCGKAQPGQVAAVSHGCPSALFRGVNILNTTQEAGR
- a CDS encoding FadR/GntR family transcriptional regulator, whose amino-acid sequence is MALTSPRRSALADQVIAQLRNQITSGEWPVGSRIPTEPELVEQLGVARNTVREAVRALAHNGLLDIRQGSGTYVVATSELAGVMHRRFASADPRHVAELRSTLESSAARLAAARRTERDLKQLDALMARREETWAAGDAEAFVAADATLHLAVVAASHNDVLTGLYADLGDLLRDYLRVDVGHELRPENHMDHARLVEAIRAGDAETAAAEAASHALSCLVDRV
- the fabI gene encoding enoyl-ACP reductase FabI, with the protein product MIGILDGKRILITGVLMESSIAFHTAKVAQEQGAEVILTAFPRPTLTERIAKKLPKPAKVIELDVTNTEHLDRLEGLVREELGSLDGVVHSIGFAPQDALGGNFLNTPFESVATAMHVSAFSLKSLAMACKPLMSEGGSIVGLTFDAQFAWPQYDWMGPAKAALEATSRYLARDLGKEDIRCNLISAGPIGSMAAKSIPGFSELADVWNTRSPLAWNMADPEPAGRGVVALLSDFFPKTTGEIIHVDGGVHMMGA
- the fabG gene encoding 3-oxoacyl-[acyl-carrier-protein] reductase, which produces MSRSVLVTGGNRGIGLAIARAFADNGDKVAITYRSGEPPQALTEAGVLAVRCDITDGEQVEQAYKEIEEKHGPVEVLVANAGITKDQLLMRMSEEDFTSVLDTNLTGTFRVVKRANRAMLRAKKGRVVLISSVVGLLGSAGQANYAASKAGLVGFARSLARELGSRNITFNVVAPGFVDTDMTQVLTEEQRKGIVAQVPLARYARPEEIAAAVRFLASDDASYITGAVIPVDGGLGMGH
- a CDS encoding histidine phosphatase family protein, which translates into the protein MSVDTPRRIVLLRHAKAEWSQDSDHERPLAERGRKDAPVAGRKLVDSGIVIDLALCSTAVRTRETWKLAVHEMPHRPRTVYEERLYEASLGELIALLNETPDDVQNLLLIGHNPGMHAVADALAGSAEGETMARMTRGGFPTAAFAVIEFSGSWKGVEHGVGKLVEYWTPND
- the serB gene encoding phosphoserine phosphatase SerB produces the protein MSASQPPQSSSSPEPPEARQGTDTPTLLVKIFGKDRPGITAGLFDTLAAYAVDVVDIEQVVTRGRIVLCALVTAPTGGSAAAGTTEGDLRATVHSWAESLKLQAEIISGTGDNRPRGYGRSHVTVLGHPLTAESTAAIAATITSTGGNIDRIFRLAKYPVTAVEFAVSGTATADLRTALATEAAGIGVDVAVVSAGLSRRAQRLVVMDVDSTLIQDEVIELFAAHAGCEDKVAEVTAQAMRGELDFEQSLHARVALLAGLDVSVVDKVRAEVRLTPGARTLIRTLKRLGYQVGVVSGGFTQVTDDLKERLGLDFASANTLEVVDGKLTGRVVGDVVDRAGKARLLRSFAEQAGVPLAQTVAIGDGANDLDMLNTAGLGVAFNAKPVVREAAHTAVNVPFLDTVLYLLGITREEVEAADGLVD
- a CDS encoding SGM_5486 family transporter-associated protein, coding for MPVLDPNPQNGQKKLLLVLGAMLLITVVIAVIASFASP